A stretch of the Sulfurospirillum sp. UCH001 genome encodes the following:
- a CDS encoding glycosyltransferase family 4 protein — protein MIYFGLFLLSLFLTYSVRFIALKKSLLAIPNERSSHSVSTPHGGGIAIALTWFLGLLYFVLYDKVDGSLFNALVCGSLLSLVSYLDDLYELSPKIRLLIQALVSLLGLYLLGGLLKIDFGFFVIENQWITNVLAFLGLMWFINLYNFLDGIDGYAGSEAIFLAVAGWLLFGGDYFLVLISSVLGFLVWNWHKAKIFMGDVGSTLLGYSIGIFAIYHQNNGVSIFVWLILFGIFWFDATLTLYRRYQNKEKLSHAHRKHAYQRLVQSGWSHSKVVIYALGVNLVLAILGYSSLLNNASLVGSFIVMLGILYGVTKMIDRRKKFE, from the coding sequence ATGATTTATTTTGGTTTATTTTTACTTTCACTGTTTTTGACATATAGTGTTAGATTTATAGCGCTCAAAAAATCACTGTTAGCTATACCCAATGAGCGAAGTTCGCATTCTGTTTCAACCCCACATGGTGGAGGTATCGCAATTGCTCTTACATGGTTTTTAGGCCTTCTCTATTTTGTTTTATATGATAAGGTAGATGGTTCTTTATTTAATGCACTGGTATGTGGTAGTTTACTTTCGCTTGTAAGTTATTTGGATGATCTTTATGAATTATCCCCTAAAATAAGACTTTTAATTCAAGCTTTAGTGAGTCTATTAGGACTATATCTCTTAGGTGGTTTATTGAAAATAGATTTTGGTTTTTTTGTTATTGAAAATCAGTGGATTACAAATGTTTTGGCTTTTTTAGGACTAATGTGGTTTATTAATCTCTACAATTTTTTAGATGGAATTGATGGTTATGCTGGAAGTGAGGCCATTTTCTTAGCAGTGGCTGGCTGGTTGTTGTTTGGTGGCGATTATTTTTTAGTTTTAATATCTTCTGTGCTTGGTTTTTTGGTCTGGAATTGGCATAAAGCAAAGATTTTTATGGGCGATGTTGGTAGTACACTTTTAGGCTATTCTATTGGTATATTTGCTATCTATCATCAAAATAATGGAGTATCAATCTTTGTATGGCTCATTTTATTTGGAATTTTTTGGTTTGATGCGACACTAACGCTTTATAGAAGATACCAAAACAAAGAAAAACTTTCTCATGCCCATCGTAAACATGCTTATCAACGACTTGTACAAAGTGGTTGGAGTCATAGTAAAGTTGTTATATATGCACTAGGTGTCAATCTGGTTTTAGCCATTTTAGGGTATAGTTCACTCCTAAATAACGCATCCTTGGTAGGAAGTTTTATAGTGATGCTTGGAATTCTTTATGGAGTAACGAAAATGATAGATCGCCGAAAGAAGTTTGAATAA
- a CDS encoding NAD-dependent epimerase/dehydratase family protein: MKKLLLTGANGFLGSYFYKQYSIKYDIKTFSFVHNQFESLSLKNIDTVIHLGALVHQTQNINDEMYETINVTQTLELAQKAKEDGVQHFIFMSTVKVYGEGSNVPYNDVSPCVPLDAYGKSKLKAEQKLQSLGNETFHVSIIRTPIIYGYGVKANMQNLIKLVDKMSFLPFGGIDNKRSFVYIGNLCALIDAIICASKCGVFLAGDDEALSTSELISLIANAKQKKIYLLKVPFFKVLLKWFKPSFYQRLFGSLTVDIKQTNQILNFKNPYSIREGIKKMVVKQ; this comes from the coding sequence ATGAAAAAACTTTTATTGACAGGTGCTAATGGCTTCTTAGGAAGTTATTTTTATAAACAGTACTCTATAAAATATGATATAAAGACTTTTTCTTTTGTACATAATCAATTCGAAAGTTTATCTTTAAAAAATATAGATACAGTTATTCATCTTGGAGCGCTTGTTCATCAAACTCAAAATATTAATGATGAAATGTATGAAACGATTAATGTTACTCAAACGCTTGAATTAGCACAAAAAGCTAAAGAAGATGGAGTTCAACATTTTATTTTTATGAGCACGGTAAAAGTTTATGGTGAAGGAAGTAATGTTCCCTATAATGATGTAAGCCCATGTGTGCCTTTAGACGCGTATGGTAAATCAAAATTAAAAGCTGAACAAAAACTCCAATCTTTAGGAAATGAAACTTTTCATGTTTCAATTATTCGTACCCCCATCATTTATGGATATGGTGTTAAAGCAAATATGCAAAATTTGATAAAGCTTGTTGATAAAATGAGCTTTTTACCTTTTGGTGGCATTGATAATAAGCGTAGTTTTGTGTACATAGGAAATTTATGTGCCTTGATAGATGCGATTATATGTGCCAGCAAATGTGGTGTTTTTTTAGCAGGAGACGATGAAGCATTATCTACCAGTGAGCTGATATCTTTGATTGCGAATGCCAAACAGAAAAAAATTTATTTACTGAAAGTGCCTTTTTTTAAGGTGCTACTGAAGTGGTTTAAGCCTTCTTTTTACCAAAGGCTTTTTGGGAGTTTGACAGTTGATATAAAACAAACAAATCAAATTTTAAATTTCAAAAATCCTTATTCTATTCGTGAGGGAATTAAAAAAATGGTTGTAAAACAGTAA
- a CDS encoding glycosyltransferase family 9 protein, with protein sequence MVYYVCFLAFGDNLISLSLLEQLDQKINILGTNYTKNISLLMNNPDQFSIKIVFNDIPSFYDMRKKGLIQAIKDMYKFLNYIKENNITEMIFEKKDFRSILISILTHSKIHYPNSSNRNIYENRKHIIENIYKKQVTLNRYTLKIRKNKTIVINPLTRMKQKNIEHEHLKYIIDVINKNNYKIYLIDIEKKYEIFSSKVQHYLTNTTLDDIKNLILECDLYIGGDSFLIHLAYYLKRNYFMILYTNNDDFSPPNIEDVFYIKAHHCNNFNKEINQKFFEIGLIV encoded by the coding sequence ATGGTGTACTATGTCTGTTTTTTAGCATTTGGAGATAATCTTATTTCATTATCTCTTTTGGAACAATTAGATCAAAAAATAAATATTCTAGGTACAAATTATACAAAGAATATTTCTCTTTTAATGAATAATCCAGATCAATTTAGTATAAAGATTGTTTTTAATGATATACCTTCGTTTTATGATATGAGAAAAAAAGGCCTAATTCAAGCAATAAAAGACATGTATAAATTTCTTAATTACATCAAAGAAAACAATATTACGGAAATGATATTTGAGAAAAAGGATTTTAGAAGTATTCTGATTTCAATTTTAACTCATTCAAAAATTCATTATCCAAATAGCTCAAATCGAAATATATATGAAAATAGAAAACATATCATTGAAAATATATATAAAAAACAGGTTACCTTAAATAGATATACGTTAAAAATCAGAAAAAATAAAACTATTGTTATAAATCCACTTACTAGAATGAAACAAAAAAATATAGAACATGAACATTTAAAATATATAATAGATGTAATAAACAAAAATAATTATAAGATATATTTAATTGACATAGAAAAAAAATATGAAATATTTAGTAGTAAAGTTCAACACTACTTAACAAATACAACATTGGATGATATAAAGAATTTGATATTAGAATGTGATTTATATATTGGTGGAGATTCTTTTTTGATTCATCTGGCGTATTATCTTAAAAGAAATTATTTTATGATTCTTTATACAAATAATGATGATTTTTCCCCACCAAATATTGAAGATGTTTTTTATATTAAAGCTCATCATTGTAATAATTTCAACAAAGAAATAAATCAAAAATTTTTTGAAATAGGATTAATTGTATGA
- a CDS encoding DegT/DnrJ/EryC1/StrS aminotransferase family protein, with the protein MINLFQPAVGKEELDEVAKVFQSNWLGKGNYVKDFEKGFANNLNVSSEHFLSTTSCTEAIFLSADLFEFSSNDEIIIPSISFPSIGSAVLSSGAKIVFCDVDKRSLNVRADDIKSKITNNTKAVYVTHYGGVPCDMDPIIELCNIHNIKIIEDSACSIKSFYKGKACGTLGDMGMWSFDAMKTLSTADGGMMYIKDLDKRKVAEEKLYLGLPLKQKSGIDSSTQGNSNWWEFEMNRPGRRAIMNNVTGAIGCVQLNKLNKFLQRREYIYNKYYNELKKLDWLEVPPMSNFEYTSSFYFFWIQTKYRDKLARYLLDNGVYTTFRYWPLHKVNLFKEFCVDGDYPNADFAAKYTLNIPLHQELAEDDIQKIITLIKEFNAF; encoded by the coding sequence ATGATTAACTTATTTCAGCCCGCAGTTGGAAAAGAAGAATTAGATGAAGTTGCAAAAGTATTTCAATCAAATTGGTTGGGGAAGGGAAATTATGTAAAAGATTTTGAAAAAGGTTTTGCAAATAATTTAAATGTATCTTCTGAACATTTTTTATCGACTACAAGCTGTACAGAAGCTATATTTTTATCCGCAGATCTTTTTGAGTTTTCTAGTAACGATGAGATTATTATCCCTAGTATAAGTTTTCCATCAATTGGTAGTGCCGTTTTGTCAAGCGGTGCAAAAATTGTATTTTGTGATGTAGACAAACGAAGTTTAAATGTAAGAGCAGACGATATAAAATCAAAAATAACAAATAATACAAAAGCTGTTTATGTGACTCATTATGGAGGTGTGCCCTGTGATATGGATCCTATAATTGAATTGTGTAATATACATAATATTAAAATTATCGAAGATAGTGCATGTTCTATAAAAAGTTTTTATAAAGGTAAAGCTTGTGGGACATTAGGCGACATGGGAATGTGGTCTTTTGATGCTATGAAAACATTAAGTACTGCAGATGGCGGTATGATGTATATTAAAGATTTAGACAAGAGAAAAGTGGCTGAAGAAAAACTATATTTGGGATTACCTTTAAAGCAAAAGAGTGGAATAGATAGTTCGACTCAAGGTAATTCTAATTGGTGGGAATTTGAAATGAATAGGCCAGGTAGAAGAGCTATTATGAATAATGTGACAGGTGCAATAGGATGTGTACAATTAAATAAATTAAATAAGTTTTTACAAAGAAGAGAATACATATATAATAAATATTATAATGAATTGAAAAAACTGGATTGGTTAGAAGTGCCTCCAATGAGTAATTTCGAATATACATCTTCTTTTTATTTTTTTTGGATACAAACTAAATATAGAGATAAATTAGCTAGATATTTATTGGATAATGGAGTATACACAACTTTTAGATATTGGCCATTACATAAAGTTAATTTATTTAAAGAATTTTGTGTTGATGGTGATTATCCAAATGCAGATTTCGCTGCTAAGTATACTTTGAATATTCCTTTACATCAAGAATTGGCTGAAGATGATATTCAAAAAATAATAACATTAATTAAGGAGTTTAATGCATTCTGA
- a CDS encoding glycosyltransferase family 2 protein yields MKISIITVVSNNVSTIKNAIDSVLSQTYRNIEYIIIDGASTDGTVEVVQNYGNKISRFISEKDDGIYDAMNKGIRLATGNVIGILNSDDFYISNDVIHKVVKIFEEYQVESMFADLVYVEAHNVNKIVRHYDSSYFSPEKFAYGWMPAHPTFFVKRYIYEQYGLFKTDYKIAADYELLTRFLGKHEISYFYLKMPLVKMRMGGISTMSFRNNFILNKEILRACSENGIYSNWFMVLSKYPKKLLGLLKR; encoded by the coding sequence TTGAAAATATCAATAATAACTGTAGTATCAAATAATGTATCGACAATTAAAAATGCGATCGATTCAGTATTAAGTCAAACATATCGCAACATAGAGTACATAATTATTGATGGCGCAAGTACAGATGGAACTGTTGAAGTAGTGCAAAATTATGGAAATAAAATCTCACGTTTTATTAGCGAAAAAGATGATGGTATATATGATGCCATGAACAAAGGTATAAGGCTAGCCACTGGGAATGTCATAGGGATATTGAATAGTGATGATTTTTATATATCAAACGATGTTATTCACAAAGTTGTCAAAATTTTTGAAGAATATCAAGTCGAAAGTATGTTTGCAGATCTTGTCTATGTAGAAGCTCATAATGTAAATAAAATTGTAAGACACTATGATAGCAGTTACTTTAGTCCAGAGAAATTTGCTTATGGATGGATGCCTGCCCATCCAACATTTTTTGTCAAACGATACATCTATGAACAATATGGCTTGTTTAAAACAGATTATAAAATAGCAGCTGATTATGAATTGTTGACACGTTTTTTAGGCAAACATGAGATTAGTTATTTTTATTTAAAAATGCCATTGGTTAAAATGCGCATGGGTGGTATCAGTACGATGAGTTTTAGAAATAATTTTATTTTGAATAAAGAAATTTTGAGAGCGTGTTCCGAAAATGGCATTTATTCTAATTGGTTTATGGTACTTTCAAAATATCCTAAAAAGTTATTAGGGCTACTCAAACGATGA
- a CDS encoding nucleoside-diphosphate sugar epimerase/dehydratase, producing MGVIDKRILNIFVIVFLTFTTFSWSFWVFHIPFDIQIITIVVLIRIFASILIFKDFSLSWSKVTQKTFILKSIVYSIAFVFYAPFYYGHFFLYFLFSELVLYLFAMNFCMYSYYLLVNRSRTPKNKTLVIYGAGKAGLGLEEEFRNSQYKIVCFVDDDQRLQKRSIDSIRIISKKQLKEKIGPNNKYDLLLIAMPSASPKRINLIYERLRPYFYEIKILPSLNKILSNSLLSGQLKNITVEDLLARHPKDLDKNTISTFIKNKVIMISGAGGSIGSEIVRQCLKYEAKYIIAIDHSEFNLYQLVEELKSDKLIPLMQSVLNETSMERAFLEYQPDVFVHAAAYKHVPLVESNMEEGILNNILGTKICIDLAIKYDVSKFILISTDKAVRPTNVMGATKRICELYAQNVDAKNTQIMAVRFGNVLGSSGSVIPKFRAQIEKGGPITVTHPEITRYFMLIPEACELVLQAGAIGKNAELFILDMGKPIKIVDLAKKMIELSGKMDVKIEFTGLRLGEKLYEELLLDDSDHKTLYESIMVARKTDYAIEQLEHDIAELFVCNDKLAKLKEILPEFNHQNKC from the coding sequence ATGGGTGTCATTGATAAAAGAATTCTTAATATTTTTGTGATTGTTTTTTTAACATTTACTACTTTCTCATGGAGCTTTTGGGTTTTTCATATTCCTTTTGATATTCAGATCATCACTATCGTTGTTCTAATTAGAATTTTTGCTTCAATTTTAATTTTTAAAGATTTTTCACTTTCTTGGTCAAAAGTAACGCAGAAGACATTCATTCTCAAAAGCATTGTTTACAGTATTGCTTTTGTATTTTATGCACCCTTTTATTATGGACATTTTTTCCTTTATTTTCTTTTTTCTGAGCTTGTTTTGTACTTGTTTGCAATGAATTTTTGTATGTATAGTTATTATTTACTGGTAAATCGTAGTCGGACACCAAAAAATAAAACACTTGTTATTTATGGTGCTGGAAAAGCTGGTTTAGGACTTGAAGAGGAATTTAGGAACAGCCAATATAAAATTGTTTGTTTTGTTGACGATGATCAAAGGCTACAAAAAAGAAGCATTGATAGTATTCGGATTATTTCAAAGAAACAACTTAAAGAAAAAATTGGTCCAAATAATAAGTATGATTTACTACTTATTGCAATGCCATCGGCAAGCCCTAAAAGAATTAATCTTATTTATGAGCGTCTTAGACCTTATTTTTATGAGATTAAAATATTACCATCTCTAAATAAAATTTTATCGAATAGTCTTTTGTCTGGACAATTAAAAAATATCACTGTTGAAGATCTTCTTGCCCGCCATCCTAAAGATTTGGATAAAAATACGATTTCAACTTTTATAAAAAATAAAGTAATTATGATCAGTGGAGCTGGAGGTAGCATCGGTAGTGAAATTGTTCGCCAATGTCTAAAATATGAAGCTAAATACATCATAGCAATAGATCATAGCGAATTTAATCTCTATCAATTAGTAGAAGAATTAAAAAGTGATAAGCTTATACCTCTTATGCAAAGTGTGCTAAACGAAACCTCAATGGAAAGAGCTTTTTTAGAGTACCAACCAGATGTTTTTGTGCATGCGGCTGCATATAAACATGTTCCACTTGTTGAATCCAATATGGAAGAGGGTATCCTCAATAATATTTTAGGTACAAAAATTTGTATTGATTTAGCAATTAAGTATGACGTATCAAAATTTATTTTGATTTCAACCGATAAAGCTGTTCGCCCAACAAATGTGATGGGTGCGACTAAACGTATTTGCGAATTGTATGCACAAAATGTTGATGCAAAAAACACTCAAATTATGGCTGTTCGTTTTGGAAATGTTTTAGGGAGTAGTGGATCTGTTATCCCAAAATTTAGGGCACAAATAGAAAAAGGTGGCCCGATTACAGTGACACATCCAGAGATTACACGTTATTTTATGTTAATTCCTGAAGCGTGTGAATTGGTATTACAAGCAGGTGCTATTGGTAAGAATGCAGAACTTTTTATTTTAGATATGGGAAAACCTATTAAAATTGTTGATTTAGCAAAAAAAATGATTGAGCTTTCTGGTAAGATGGATGTTAAAATAGAATTTACAGGGTTAAGGCTAGGGGAAAAACTCTATGAAGAGTTGCTACTAGATGATAGTGATCATAAAACATTGTATGAATCAATTATGGTGGCACGAAAAACAGATTATGCAATTGAACAATTAGAACACGATATTGCGGAACTTTTTGTCTGTAACGACAAACTTGCAAAATTAAAAGAGATTCTCCCTGAATTTAATCATCAAAATAAGTGTTAG
- the rfbC gene encoding dTDP-4-dehydrorhamnose 3,5-epimerase, translated as MKFVRTEICDLILCEPIIFSDKRGYFFESFNKENFENYLGKKINFCQDNESKSAFGVLRGLHFQKPPFAQSKLVRVVYGKVLDVVVDLREDSITFGKVLSFELNDENKKQLFIPRGLAHGFIVLSEEAIFSYKVDNYYAPQYEDGLIYNDDILGIDWKINSRDIKVSEKDKKNMTMRNIYKFKGELYD; from the coding sequence ATGAAATTTGTTAGAACAGAAATTTGTGATCTTATTCTTTGTGAACCAATTATATTTAGTGATAAAAGAGGATATTTTTTTGAAAGTTTCAATAAAGAGAATTTCGAAAATTATCTTGGAAAAAAAATTAATTTTTGTCAAGACAATGAATCTAAATCTGCTTTTGGTGTATTAAGAGGGTTACATTTTCAAAAACCACCATTTGCTCAAAGTAAACTTGTTCGTGTTGTATATGGTAAGGTATTAGATGTTGTTGTTGATCTAAGAGAAGATTCTATTACATTTGGTAAAGTGTTGTCTTTTGAACTTAATGATGAAAATAAAAAACAACTATTTATTCCTAGAGGGTTGGCTCATGGATTTATAGTTTTAAGTGAAGAAGCAATTTTTTCATATAAAGTTGATAATTATTATGCTCCACAATATGAAGATGGATTAATATATAATGATGACATTTTAGGAATTGATTGGAAAATTAATTCAAGAGATATTAAGGTTTCTGAAAAAGATAAAAAAAATATGACAATGAGGAATATATATAAGTTTAAGGGAGAATTATATGATTAA